One Punica granatum isolate Tunisia-2019 chromosome 3, ASM765513v2, whole genome shotgun sequence genomic window carries:
- the LOC116200385 gene encoding pollen-specific leucine-rich repeat extensin-like protein 3, translated as MAEENQLAAFEENTPPTPVHSQQPTMHVPPLLTPAGVPLAYQGAPSTHLPPPASSATPPTYSGAPLPQAPPPIVQASSASDDRVRIALLESTINQLAANMATNMAELMALLRGPNCASSSSTPPPGYEPVVDPNPWAPSTFVPESRDEPTPTTVNTPAAYPVNNLSALPTFSHSSNVTAVALFP; from the coding sequence ATGGCAGAGGAAAATCAACTTGCTGCCTTCGAGGAGAACACACCACCAACGCCGGTTCATTCTCAACAGCCCACGATGCACGTGCCGCCGCTACTGACCCCTGCAGGCGTACCACTGGCATATCAGGGAGCTCCTTCGACTCATCTCCCGCCACCTGCGTCTTCGGCCACACCCCCGACATATTCAGGAGCGCCTCTCCCGCAAGCCCCACCACCGATAGTGCAGGCGTCATCTGCATCAGATGATCGTGTGCGCATTGCACTGCTCGAGAGCACAATCAATCAACTAGCCGCAAACATGGCCACCAATATGGCTGAGCTTATGGCCCTACTTAGAGGCCCAAACTGTGCTTCATCGAGCTCCACCCCGCCTCCAGGGTATGAGCCAGTGGTCGATCCGAACCCATGGGCCCCGTCGACCTTTGTTCCCGAGAGTAGAGATGAGCCCACCCCGACGACAGTGAACACACCTGCGGCCTATCCGGTTAACAATCTCTCGGCACTGCCCACTTTCTCGCACTCGTCTAACGTCACGGCTGTCGCTCTTTTCCCATAA